Proteins found in one Megalobrama amblycephala isolate DHTTF-2021 linkage group LG5, ASM1881202v1, whole genome shotgun sequence genomic segment:
- the LOC125269314 gene encoding sodium/potassium-transporting ATPase subunit alpha-1-like: MEELKKEVELEDHKLTFEELTRKYGTDLTKGLSIYRAKEILARDGPNSLTPPVTTPEWVKFCRQLFGGFQTLLWIGAFLCFFAYSIQAASSEEPANDNLYLGLVLAFVVTINGCFSYYQEHKSSRIMDSFKNLVPQQALVVRDGEKNIINAEEVVIGDLVEVKSGDRIPADIRVISAQGCKVDNSSLTGESEPQSRTPDFSSENPLETRNIAFFSTNCVEGTARGIVINTGDRTVMGRIASLASSLEGGQTPIAKEIEHFIHIITGVAVFLGVTFLILSLILGYNWLEGVIFLIGIIVANVPEGLPATVTVCLTLTAKRMAKKNCLVKNLEAVETLGSTTTICSDKTGTLTQNRMTVAHMWFDNHIHIADTTENQTGTSFDKSSATWSALARVAGLCNRAVFQANQSHLPVLKRETAGDASESALLKSIELCCGSVTEMREKYTKIAEIPFNSTNKYQLSIHKNPNSSESKHLLVMKGAPERILDRCSSILIEGKEQPLDDEMKDSFQNAYLELGGLGERVLGFCHFSLPDDQFPEGFEFDIENVNFPTENLCFVGLMSMIDPPRAAVPDAVVKCRSAGIKVIMVTGDHPITAKAIAKGVGIISEGNETVEDIAARLKIPIGEVNPRDAKACVIHGGELKNMTSEQLDEILQHHTEIVFARTSPQQKLIIVEGCQRQGAIVAVTGDGVNDSPALKKADIGVAMGIAGSDVSKQAADMILLDDNFASIVTGVEEGRLIFDNLKKSIAYTLTSKIPEMSPFLFFVLVGIPLPLGTVTILCIDLGTDMVPAISLAYETAESDIMKRQPRNAETDRLVNERLISMSYGQIGMMQAVGGFFTYFVILAENGFLPWDLVGIRLGWEDRFLNDLEDSYGQQWTYERRKIVEYTCHTAFFTSIVIVQWTDLLICKTRRLSILQQGMKNKVLIFGLFEETALAAFLSYCPGMDVAVRMYPMKPMWWFCAFPYSLLIFIYDEVRKYLLRQSPGGWVEQETYY, from the exons ATGGAGGAACTTAAGAAAGAAGTGGAACTG GAAGACCACAAGTTGACATTTGAAGAGCTTACTCGAAAATACGGCACTGATCTGACCAAG GGTTTGTCCATTTACCGAGCAAAGGAAATCTTAGCCCGTGATGGACCAAATTCCTTGACTCCACCTGTTACGACTCCAGAATGGGTCAAGTTCTGCAGACAGCTCTTTGGTGGTTTTCAAACTCTGCTGTGGATTGGTGCCTTTCTTTGCTTCTTTGCATATTCAATCCAGGCTGCATCTTCTGAAGAACCGGCAAATGACAat TTGTATCTGGGACTTGTGCTTGCTTTTGTTGTCACAATCAATGGATGCTTTTCATACTATCAAGAGCATAAGAGCTCTAGGATCATGGATTCTTTTAAGAACCTCGTTCCTCAG CAAGCCCTGGTTGTGCGTGATGGAGAGAAAAATATCATCAATGCTGAGGAGGTAGTTATTGGTGATCTTGTGGAGGTCAAAAGTGGAGACCGAATTCCAGCTGATATCCGTGTCATCTCTGCACAAGGATGCAAG GTGGACAACTCTTCCCTCACTGGTGAATCTGAGCCCCAGAGTCGTACTCCTGACTTTTCTAGTGAAAACCCCTTGGAGACAAGAAACATTGCATTTTTTTCTACCAACTGTGTTGAAG GTACTGCCAGAGGGATTGTCATCAACACCGGTGACCGTACCGTCATGGGTCGTATCGCCAGTCTTGCCTCCAGCCTTGAAGGTGGACAGACACCAATTGCTAAAGAGATTGAGCACTTCATCCACATCATCACTGGTGTAGCTGTCTTCCTGGGCGTGACCTTCTTAATCCTCTCCCTGATCCTTGGCTACAATTGGTTGGAAGGGGTCATTTTCCTGATTGGAATCATTGTCGCTAATGTGCCTGAAGGTCTCCCTGCCACTGTAACT GTGTGTCTAACTCTGACTGCCAAGCGTATGGCAAAGAAGAACTGCCTGGTGAAGAATCTAGAAGCCGTGGAGACTCTTGGCTCAACCACCACCATCTGCTctgacaagactggaactttgACCCAGAACCGAATGACCGTCGCTCACATGTGGTTTGACAACCATATTCATATAGCAGACACCACAGAGAACCAGACTGGAACCTCATTTGACAAGAGCTCTGCTACTTGGTCTGCTCTTGCACGTGTTGCTGGCTTGTGCAATCGTGCCGTCTTCCAAGCAAATCAGAGCCATCTTCCGGTCCTTAAG CGAGAAACAGCTGGTGATGCTTCAGAGTCTGCTCTGTTGAAATCTATTGAGCTGTGCTGTGGTTCAGTCACTGAAATGAGAGAGAAGTACACAAAGATTGCTGAAATCCCTTTCAACTCCACAAACAAATATCAG CTCTCAATCCACAAGAATCCCAATTCCTCAGAGTCTAAGCACCTGCTAGTGATGAAGGGAGCGCCTGAGAGGATCTTGGATCGATGCTCCTCCATTTTGATTGAAGGAAAAGAGCAGCCTTTGGACGATGAAATGAAAGATTCCTTCCAAAATGCTTATTTAGAACTCGGAGGTCTTGGAGAAAGAGTGCTGG GCTTCTGCCACTTTTCCCTCCCTGATGACCAGTTTCCTGAAGGTTTTGAATTCGATATTGAAAATGTAAACTTCCCAACTGAGAAcctgtgttttgttggcctcATGTCCATGATCGATCCTCCTCGTGCTGCTGTACCAGATGCTGTGGTCAAATGTCGGAGTGCTGGAATAAAG GTTATCATGGTTACTGGTGACCATCCAATTACAGCTAAAGCTATTGCAAAAGGTGTCGGCATCATCTCTGAAGGCAATGAGACTGTGGAAGACATTGCAGCTCGGCTGAAAATCCCTATCGGGGAGGTAAATCCAAG AGATGCTAAGGCCTGTGTGATCCATGGTGGAGAATTGAAGAATATGACTTCAGAACAGCTGGATGAGATCCTCCAACATCATACAGAAATTGTGTTTGCCAGAACTTCTCCACAACAAAAGCTGATCATTGTGGAAGGTTGTCAGCGACAG GGTGCCATTGTAGCCGTAACCGGTGATGGTGTCAATGATTCTCCTGCTCTGAAGAAGGCTGACATTGGTGTAGCTATGGGTATTGCTGGATCTGATGTATCCAAACAGGCTGCTGACATGATCCTTCTGGACGACAACTTTGCCTCAATTGTCACTGGAGTAGAAGAAG GCCGTCTAATCTTCGACAACTTGAAGAAGTCTATTGCCTACACATTGACTAGTAAGATCCCTGAGATGTCACCCTTCCTCTTTTTTGTCCTTGTTGGTATTCCTCTACCTTTGGGCACCGTCACCATTCTCTGCATTGACCTGGGCACTGACATG GTTCCTGCTATCTCACTGGCCTACGAAACTGCTGAAAGCGACATCATGAAGCGACAACCCAGAAATGCTGAAACAGATAGGCTAGTGAATGAGAGGTTAATCAGTATGAGCTATGGTCAAATTG GCATGATGCAAGCAGTTGGTGGGTTCTTCACCTACTTCGTAATTCTTGCTGAGAATGGATTCTTGCCCTGGGATCTGGTAGGAATTCGATTGGGCTGGGAAGACAGATTTCTCAATGACCTGGAAGACAGCTATGGCCAACAATGG ACCTATGAGCGCAGAAAGATTGTGGAGTACACATGCCACACAGCCTTCTTTACCAGTATTGTGATTGTGCAGTGGACTGACTTGCTCATCTGCAAGACCAGAAGGCTTTCCATCCTACAGCAGGGAATGAA aAACAAAGTCCTCATCTTTGGTctgtttgaggaaactgctctggCAGCGTTCCTGTCCTACTGCCCAGGCATGGATGTTGCTGTCAGGATGTATCCAATGAA GCCAATGTGGTGGTTCTGTGCCTTCCCATATTCCCTGCTCATTTTCATCTATGATGAAGTTAGAAAATACCTCCTTAGACAGAGCCCAGGAG GCTGGGTGGAACAAGAAACATACTACTAA